The following coding sequences lie in one Palaemon carinicauda isolate YSFRI2023 chromosome 7, ASM3689809v2, whole genome shotgun sequence genomic window:
- the LOC137644678 gene encoding uncharacterized protein codes for MFGDGVGVVFVNALENTIFKSSQVYIGERLVESNSHFNYWSFIKLLATAKSYTVKTVGRAGYLFQDYKGTSISNVLPDDYFTKLEKKMEKEWVAKGKREGLRLIHPLMLNVASVDEHLMDNIDVRIKLELAPNAWFINSTARTEEFRFHLQEARLHIDKIIPRPPALLALHQALLNPNTAVETVFNKTLYRTYVLAPNQTQATLDLPFNKVIPEKLYLTIVNMESFNGVLNRNPIYFGQNNLKHIGVTLNGSTLYDINSQFPENYSHLYYGTLKSLGLIYDHLIHYDRYDRGRAVIAFNFKPEMTLMDTLEVEKNGDLRFHLTFDTQVNENRIILLFRENQGVITTDQTRNVYCDVRA; via the coding sequence ATGTTTGGGGATGGTGTAGGTGTTGTATTTGTCAATGCTTTGGAAAATACAATCTTCAAGTCAAGCCAAGTTTATATCGGCGAAAGGCTCGTAGAATCAAAttcccatttcaattactggtctttcataaagttattagctaCTGCAAAGTCTTACACTGTCAAAACAGTCGGACGGGCTGGATATCttttccaagattacaagggaacatcaatttcaaacgttttaccagacgattattttacaaaattggaaaaaaaaatggaaaaggaatgGGTTGCTAAAGGTAAAAGAGAAGGTTTGCGTCTTATTCATCCACTTATGCTTAATGTAGCTTCAGTAGATGAacatttgatggataatatcgacgttcgtatcaagttggaattagccccaaatgcgtggttcattaattccaccgcACGCACAGAGGAATTTAGATTTCATCTACAAGAAGCCAGgctccatattgataaaatcatcccacGGCCTCCGGCTTTACTCGCCCTTCATCAGGCACTTTTAAATCCCAACACTGCGGTGGAAACTGTCttcaataaaacactttacaggacatacgTGCTAGCCCCCAATCAGACACAGGCgacgttggatttacctttcaataaggttATACCGGAAAAGTTATACCTCactattgttaatatggaaagtttcaatggtgttctGAATAGGAATCCCATTTATTTTGGTCAAAATAATCTTAAGCACATAGGGGTCACACTGAATGGTTCCACTTTGTACGACATAAACTCTCAATTCCCCgaaaattattctcatctttactacggaacattaaaatctttaggcttaatttatgatcacctaattcattatgatCGCTACGACCGAGGTCGGGCGGTCATcgcgtttaatttcaaacctgaaatgaCATTAATGGATACGCTcgaagtagagaaaaatggggatttgagaTTCCATTTAACGTTTGACACgcaagtcaacgagaatagaattattttattgtttcgaGAAAAccagggagtgataaccaccgatcaaacccgaaatgtatattgcgatgtcagggcataa